Part of the Benincasa hispida cultivar B227 chromosome 12, ASM972705v1, whole genome shotgun sequence genome is shown below.
CGTACTGGACCAAGTAACGATACGAGAGGAAATAAACACAAGAAGACTCCCTTCCAATCTGAAATGCTTGACACTGTATGCACGGGAATGGACGTGCAGGAAAGTAAAATGGAGAAACTTGTCTAATGGCAGAAAGAGAAATATGAATTGGAGCTTAAGAGGCGTCAGGAGGTCATCGAACAGATCTACCAAGTCGAGGGTTTAGAGGAGGACGATCAATTAACACTCATAGATCTGTTGATGAATGATATTCAACAAATAGACGATTTTTTAGCCATTCCACCACCATTAAGGAGAAGGTATTGCATGTGTTTGTTggacaagattaattaattacgTTTCTGTGTTTGCAAGTttctttgttattattttttgtaacttCCTCTAGTCCCTTATTGCATAGGTATCAtatatttgttgattttttttgtgaCATGTACAAATGGTCGTGGCATGTGGCCCTCAAATATGGATACAAATTTTTCTTAAGCAAGTTGTAAAATGGCCATGTATAAGGCCAtcaaattatgttaaatttaatgaatttcatatccgcgtctagattttttttatcaatggaatgaatttaatgaattttatatttGGTCTAAATTAACACTATTTTGTAAAATCATTTGGCTTTCTTTAACGAGAAGTTTGAAATGAATAATACAAAATTGAACTATATACCATATCTTGAGAttagaaagaataaaaaattacaatcaaTATCTTATTCCAAATAGGAATgatacaatgattgaattataagattaaaaaaatagtgttcATACAGACAAATTATTTTAGAGTATAAAAACCTGAACTAGATTGCATTGACAAATGAACTCTGCAcaccaaacacaaacatataaacTCAGACATAGCAACTTTGTACACTCAAACACAAACATAAGAACTCAAATAACACAACTTTGTATCTCAAACACATACATCATAActtttcaaacatcaaaatttCAGACAACCAATATCAATTCAGTGCTCTAAACAGAATCGGCTACTTAgggaaatgattttttaaaaacaactcATACTTTTCAAGAAAAATGCCCATGGTTTTTTAAAACCGTTCGTacttttcaaaaggaaaaaaaaaggaaatgaatTAATTATCGTTCTCAAATTCTCAATGAATTAATTATCCTCTTGCTTCTCCTCCCTTCTCCCACCGTCCCCTAATCCAAGTACCACCGCCAGCGGCTCCACTATCTTCAAAACTGATGAGAACCGACCGACAAAAAAAAGATGCATTGGTGGTTGCCTTCACCGAATTCGACCAATGGATGATCATCACTATTTCAACCTCATttttgatctctaaattttaaaaaatgtttaatctttattttttttttacttttaaaatgttcgaCGATACTCCACCTCTCATGTTAGTTAGACAaagcataaaaaaataattaagtattatttaataaaatttgttaacaattaattttaatgactagatttattaaaagtacggaaattgaaattgaatcccctcttttggttttcttttaatttttttaatattaaaatttaaatttaaaaaaaaaaaaaaaaaaaagagtaaaaaccAGAAAATTTTATTGGCTAAGAAGATGAAGGACGATTGTCTATCCGATGTCCAAGGTACGGCCCCCATGCCCAAGACCGCCGATTGATGAAAGAGACGAACAGTTCTTGCAGCTAGACTTACATGGGAACAGCGTCAACGATAATCTAAGAGGTTGCTTGAGCTCGGATATTGATCAGTATGCACTCTATTCGACttatttcatgatttttcaCTCAGATAACTTCAATTTCCCCTCTCTGCGAGCTCTTGTTTAATTGATAGAAATTCTAATTAGGTTTGCTGGAAATTGGTCTATGCCCTTAATTTCGACGATTTGATCGTTGTATTTCAGTGTAATTTAGAGTATGCTTGAAGGATTGTGGCTAAAAGATTTACGGAGATTGAAAATTTGACGATAAGGAAGAATCTATCTGCATTGTGCGAATTAAGTTTTACCGTTTAACTTGAGCCATTTGCTTATTGTTATTTAGTATCTGTAAGCTGTTTGGTTCATGTCCATGAGGCAATGGGCAGAGCGGATTTAGATTAAAGAGTGAAAGTTTCTATGTTATTTCTAAAGACATGTTTCATTTGATAAAGTTGTGAAGAAATGAAGGAACTATAAGCCCCAAACAGCAATTCGAAACATATGAAActcattaatttttctttcatcgTTTTATCCTTTTTTGGAGATACCCTAGGCCTGAAGAATTAAATTTGCGATTATTTCGTTGATTTTAAGATTATGTCTAGATAAGTTATGTTCATCAATAACTGTACTTGAATATTGCTTGCAGTTCAAGATAATGTAATGGCAATTTCAACGAGGTTGTTATCCACCTATCCAAGAACCAGTAAGCTTCAATCTCCAAATTATGCGAAAACAAGAGGTTCGGTTTCGGGCCTCGTGGCATGCTTTTACGACACTTATGTGCTCCATGGTCAACTTCACCACCAGTATTGTTCCTGCTATGTGACCAAACCTTCAGTGCTAAAAAACTTCAAGTAAGTTACCATGATGTTGGACATCCTTTTGTTTACTTAAGGTAGCTGTAGTTGCTAGGTTCTATGTTAGTTATGCTATTCATTTATGGCGTTAGGAGCATCAAAATGTTGAATTCGACgcatatgatatgattattccCCTCAATTTCGAATTTTGTTcaagaaatgaaaatgattgaGCCTGTCAAGTTAAAGTAGCTTCTTGTTCTCTGCCTTCTCTGCATCTCTCAATCGTTGTGCTATACAAATTTGAGTCTATAGTTTCCATACTTGGTAGAACACTTAAACTTCATAAGTTCATTGCAAAACGTATGATAAAATTTCTCTTGGACCCTTGGTAACTCAAGGGAATTAATGACGGTATACTTAAGGATTCACATCAAAGGGAACGCAGTGATATGTCATATGTCAAACAAATATCCTCAAAACCTCTGCGGGCATAAATGTTTAAACCATATTTAACAACACTTGAAAAGTGTCATCACTGTACAATTGATCTATGTTTATGATATGAATGGTATTAGAGAGAAATTAAGGGTATATTAGAAATTGGTTAGTAGTTTATTAGggaaatttggttaaaaatacAGTGAGTAGGGAAAGCGGAGGATAAGCAATATTTTGGAATATGGAGTAGGGTTTGAAAGTATCTTGAGATTGGGCGGGTCCAAGTACCTTGAACACTTGGTTTATCTTGTATTTTCATTATCATTTATCTTTCAATAGATTTGGGTTCTATCAGTTTATAATTTGCTATTATTCTTTTTGGTACAGGAAGATGGCCTTGTCCATTAGGGGTAGTGTAGAAGGGAGTCCATTTGATCCTCCTTCAAATAACTCCAATGGCAGAACGAGATTGATACGGATTATTCAAGCTATTCAAACCAAGTTGAATGCGAGAATCAACGAGTTAAGGAAAAATCTTCCATTGAAGATACTGTTCTTCTTGGTT
Proteins encoded:
- the LOC120067784 gene encoding ycf20-like protein isoform X2 produces the protein MAISTRLLSTYPRTSKLQSPNYAKTRGSVSGLVACFYDTYVLHGQLHHQYCSCYVTKPSVLKNFKKMALSIRGSVEGSPFDPPSNNSNGRTRLIRIIQAIQTKLNARINELRKNLPLKILFFLVGFYSATAFATVIGQTGDWDVLSAALAVVVVEGIGALMYRASLPLLNKIKGLITMFNYWKAGLSMGLFLDSFKFEMDDIFGLHNLFHLYLENVIHIIY
- the LOC120067784 gene encoding uncharacterized protein LOC120067784 isoform X1, giving the protein MSKVRPPCPRPPIDERDEQFLQLDLHGNSVNDNLRVQDNVMAISTRLLSTYPRTSKLQSPNYAKTRGSVSGLVACFYDTYVLHGQLHHQYCSCYVTKPSVLKNFKKMALSIRGSVEGSPFDPPSNNSNGRTRLIRIIQAIQTKLNARINELRKNLPLKILFFLVGFYSATAFATVIGQTGDWDVLSAALAVVVVEGIGALMYRASLPLLNKIKGLITMFNYWKAGLSMGLFLDSFKFEMDDIFGLHNLFHLYLENVIHIIY